A DNA window from Clavibacter sepedonicus contains the following coding sequences:
- a CDS encoding sensor histidine kinase produces MTPPVPATRSTTDERRRRGATRAQIPFLLSCAVVAVIVALDAPSIQRDPWYAAAIALVLIGTVLAVVVAASRLPSALLILVPALDLLAVASIREATVATLPAVALLVIFPLLWLVFGFPTGGVPVAVAGALAITVLPVLRAGGLPATSAGWADLVGGLLLTSLLVAAAAQAAATLRRAQRDLAEATAAQTRLLAESREQTATIRDVADAVDVGIVFFDADDRPVIRNAAVRRLLELAGYDHETGMATSVYGSDRVTPVARDGKVLMEAVYADKVHGPVYWVGEPGDQRALVLSVRPIGHRPGQLTGTVLGAYDVTDLAQAVQVRDEFLATVSHELRTPLTSIVGYLDLLDELHDPAELGIADELAVIQRNVAQLSSIIGSLLEGADHAPALRRGTVDLTALVDAVVRPAAARATERGLVLEGRLEPGITLDGDADRLTQVVEALVANALLFTPSGRIDVVLAREGDDAVISVADTGVGLSEEDQRHAFDRFFRAQSARDGAVPGLGLGLSIAERTVTAHGGTVRIASRLGHGTRVVATLPLGRDATGA; encoded by the coding sequence ATGACCCCTCCCGTGCCCGCCACCCGGTCGACGACCGACGAGCGGCGGCGACGAGGAGCCACCCGCGCGCAGATCCCGTTCCTCCTCAGCTGCGCGGTGGTCGCGGTCATCGTCGCGCTGGACGCGCCGTCGATCCAGCGCGACCCCTGGTACGCGGCCGCAATCGCCCTGGTGCTGATCGGCACGGTCCTGGCCGTGGTCGTCGCCGCCAGCCGGCTCCCGTCCGCCCTCCTGATCCTCGTGCCCGCGCTCGACCTGCTGGCCGTCGCGTCCATCCGCGAGGCGACCGTCGCCACCCTCCCCGCGGTGGCGCTGCTCGTGATCTTCCCGCTCCTCTGGCTCGTGTTCGGCTTCCCGACCGGTGGCGTCCCCGTCGCCGTCGCGGGCGCGCTCGCCATTACCGTCCTCCCCGTGCTCCGCGCCGGCGGGCTGCCCGCGACGAGCGCCGGCTGGGCCGACCTCGTCGGCGGTCTCCTCCTCACCTCCCTCCTGGTCGCCGCGGCGGCGCAGGCCGCGGCGACGCTGCGCCGGGCCCAGCGCGATCTCGCGGAGGCGACGGCGGCCCAGACCCGGCTCCTCGCGGAGTCGCGCGAGCAGACCGCGACCATCCGCGACGTCGCGGACGCCGTCGACGTGGGCATCGTCTTCTTCGACGCCGACGACCGGCCCGTCATCCGCAACGCGGCGGTCCGCCGGCTCCTCGAGCTCGCCGGGTACGACCACGAGACCGGCATGGCGACGTCGGTCTACGGATCCGACCGCGTCACCCCCGTCGCGCGCGACGGCAAGGTCCTGATGGAGGCGGTCTACGCCGACAAGGTGCACGGGCCCGTGTACTGGGTGGGGGAGCCCGGCGACCAGCGCGCCCTCGTCCTCTCCGTGCGACCGATCGGCCACCGGCCCGGCCAGCTCACGGGCACGGTGCTCGGGGCCTACGACGTCACCGACCTCGCCCAGGCCGTGCAGGTGCGCGACGAGTTCCTGGCCACCGTGTCGCACGAGCTGCGGACGCCGCTCACCAGCATCGTGGGCTACCTCGACCTGCTCGACGAGCTGCACGACCCCGCCGAGCTGGGCATCGCGGACGAGCTCGCGGTGATCCAGCGGAACGTCGCGCAGCTGTCGAGCATCATCGGCTCGCTCCTCGAGGGCGCCGACCACGCGCCCGCCCTGCGCCGCGGGACCGTCGACCTGACAGCCCTCGTCGACGCCGTCGTGCGGCCGGCCGCCGCGCGTGCGACCGAACGCGGCCTGGTGCTCGAGGGGCGGCTCGAGCCCGGGATCACGCTGGACGGCGACGCGGACCGGCTGACGCAGGTCGTCGAGGCGCTCGTCGCCAACGCGCTCCTCTTCACGCCGTCCGGCCGCATCGACGTGGTCCTCGCGCGCGAGGGGGACGACGCCGTGATCTCCGTCGCCGACACGGGCGTCGGCCTCAGCGAGGAGGACCAGCGCCACGCGTTCGACCGCTTCTTCCGCGCGCAGTCGGCCCGGGACGGCGCCGTCCCCGGACTCGGGCTCGGCCTCTCGATCGCCGAGCGGACCGTCACGGCGCACGGTGGCACGGTGCGCATCGCGAGCCGCCTCGGCCACGGCACGCGCGTGGTCGCGACCCTGCCGCTCGGACGCGACGCGACCGGCGCCTAG